The following coding sequences are from one Salvia hispanica cultivar TCC Black 2014 chromosome 3, UniMelb_Shisp_WGS_1.0, whole genome shotgun sequence window:
- the LOC125213884 gene encoding probable protein phosphatase 2C 60, translating into MLSGLMNFLRACFRPRADGYAHKGSDANGRQDGLLWYKDLGQHFNGDFSMAVVQANNLLEDQSQLESGCLSTTESGPYGTFVGVYDGHGGPETSRFINDHLFPHLKRFAAEHQSMSVEVIRKAFQATEDGFFSVVSRHWPTRPQIAAVGSCCLVGIICNGTLYIANLGDSRAVLGRLVKATGEVLAIQLSAEHNASFESVRQELQSLHPDDSHIVVLKHNVWRVKGLIQISRSIGDVYLKKAEFNREPLFQKFRLREPFKRPILSADPAIAVQQLLPHDQFIIFASDGLWEHLTNQEAVDIVQNHPHCGSARRLVKAALQEAAKKREMRYSDLKKIDRGVRRHFHDDITVVVVFIDSHLVSRASSGRSPNISVKGSGITIPPNHLAPFTTPAEPATT; encoded by the exons ATGTTATCGGGGTTAATGAACTTTTTGAGGGCCTGTTTTCGGCCAAGGGCAGACGGGTATGCTCATAAAGGCTCGGATGCCAATGGCCGGCAGGATGGACTGCTTTGGTATAAGGACTTGGGGCAGCATTTCAATGGGGATTTCTCAATGGCTGTAGTTCAAGCAAATAATTTACTTGAGGATCAAAGCCAGCTCGAATCTGGTTGTTTGAGCACGACTGAGTCTGGCCCTTATGGAACCTTCGTGGGGGTTTATGATGGGCATGGAGGTCCCGAGACCTCCCGGTTCATCAATGATCACCTCTTCCCACATCTAAAGA GGTTTGCGGCGGAGCATCAGTCGATGTCAGTAGAAGTTATTCGCAAGGCATTTCAAGCAACTGAGGATGGTTTTTTCTCAGTTGTTAGCAGACATTGGCCAACGAGACCACAGATTGCAGCGGTTGGCTCTTGTTGTCTTGTAGGAATAATCTGCAACGGAACTCTTTATATTGCGAATCTTGGTGATTCCCGTGCTGTTCTAGGAAGGCTTGTCAAGGCAACAGGGGAAGTACTTGCTATTCAGCTCTCAGCCGAGCACAATGCAAGTTTTGAGTCAGTGAGACAGGAGTTGCAATCTTTGCACCCTGATGATTCACATATTGTAGTTTTAAAGCATAATGTATGGCGTGTGAAGGGTCTTATACAG ATCTCAAGATCAATTGGAGATGTGTATTTAAAAAAGGCTGAATTCAACAGGGAGCCACTGTTCCAGAAATTCCGACTTCGTGAACCTTTCAAAAGACCTATTTTGAGCGCAGACCCTGCAATCGCTGTGCAACAGCTGTTGCCTCATGACCAATTCATCATATTTGCATCTGATGGCCTCTGGGAGCACCTTACCAACCAAGAGGCCGTTGATATAGTCCAAAATCATCCGCACTGT GGGAGTGCTAGGAGATTAGTGAAAGCAGCTTTGCAAGAGGCAGCAAAGAAAAGGGAGATGAGGTATTCAGACCTGAAGAAAATCGACCGTGGAGTCCGTCGTCACTTCCACGACGACATAACTGTAGTGGTGGTGTTTATCGACTCTCATCTCGTGAGCAGGGCTAGTTCAGGCCGGAGCCCCAACATATCCGTGAAGGGGAGTGGCATCACCATCCCTCCAAATCACCTCGCGCCTTTCACAACACCAGCAGAACCGGCAACAACTTGA
- the LOC125214565 gene encoding V-type proton ATPase subunit B 2 yields the protein MGVAQNTIDMEEGTLEIGMEYRTVSGVAGPLVILDKVKGPKYQEIVNIRLGDGTTRRGQVLEVDGEKAVVQVFEGTSGIDNKYTTVQFTGEVLKTPVSLDMLGRIFNGSGKPIDNGPPILPEAYLDISGSSINPSERTYPEEMIQTGISTIDVMNSIARGQKIPLFSAAGLPHNEIAAQICRQAGLVKRLEKTENLLEGGEEDNFAIVFAAMGVNMETAQFFKRDFEENGSMERVTLFLNLANDPTIERIITPRIALTTAEYLAYECGKHVLVILTDMSSYADALREVSAAREEVPGRRGYPGYMYTDLATIYERAGRIEGRKGSITQIPILTMPNDDITHPTPDLTGYITEGQIYIDRQLYNRQIYPPINVLPSLSRLMKSAIGEGMTRRDHSDVSNQLYANYAIGKDVQAMKAVVGEEALSSEDLLYLEFLDKFEKKFVAQGAYDTRNIFQSLDLAWTLLRIFPRELLHRIPAKTLDQYYSRDASN from the exons ATGGGTGTGGCACAAAACACCATTGACATGGAGGAGGGAACACTAGAGATTGGAATGG AATATAGAACAGTCTCTGGTGTTGCTGGACCTCTTGTTATCCTAGACAAAGTCAAG GGACCCAAGTACCAGGAGATTGTCAACATTCGCTTGGGAGATGGAACTACCCGCCGGGGGCAGGTTCTGGAGGTTGATGGAGAGAAGGCTGTTGTCCAG GTTTTTGAAGGAACATCTGGAATTGACAACAAATACACTACTGTCCAGTTTACTGGGGAG GTTTTGAAAACACCCGTCTCATTGGACATGCTTGGTCGTATTTTTAATGGTTCTGGAAAGCCCATTGACAACGGCCCTCCTATTCTTCCAGAGGCCTACTTAGATATTTCAG GGAGTTCCATCAATCCTAGTGAGAGAACCTATCCTGAAGAAATGATACAGACTGGAATTTCAACAATCGATGTCATGAACTCAATTGCCCGTGGTCAGAAGATTCCTCTATTCTCTGCTGCTGGTCTTCCCCACAATGAAATTGCTGCACAGATTTGTCGCCAGGCAGGCTTGGTGAAACGTCTGGAGAAAACTGAGAATCTTCTCGAG GGTGGCGAAGAGGACAACTTTGCCATTGTCTTTGCAGCTATGGGAGTAAACATGGAGACAGCACAGTTCTTCAAACGTGATTTTGAGGAGAATGGATCAATGGAGCGGGTGACCCTTTTCCTGAACTTG GCCAATGACCCTACAATAGAACGTATTATTACTCCTCGCATTGCCCTGACAACTGCAGAATACTTAGCATATGAATGTGGCAAGCATGTTCTTGTCATATTGACAGATATGAGTTCCTATGCCGATGCTCTTCGTGAG GTGTCTGCTGCTCGAGAGGAAGTTCCTGGGAGGCGTGGGTATCCTGGTTATATGTACACTGATCTGGCTACCATATATGAGCGAGCTGGACGTATTGAAGGACGAAAAGGATCCATTACTCAAATTCCTATATTAACCATGCCTAATGATG ATATTACACATCCTACCCCAGATCTCACGGGGTATATTACCGAGGGACAGATATATATTGACAGACAACTTTACAATAGGCAG ATATACCCTCCAATCAATGTGCTGCCATCCTTGTCTCGTCTAATGAAG AGTGCCATTGGTGAGGGAATGACACGGCGGGATCACTCTGATGTATCCAACCAG CTATATGCAAACTATGCCATTGGGAAGGATGTCCAGGCGATGAAAGCCGTGGTTGGCGAGGAAGCTCTTTCTTCCGAAGACCTG CTGTATCTCGAGTTCCTTGATAAATTCGAGAAGAAGTTTGTGGCGCAAGGAGCTTATGACACGCGCAACATCTTCCAGTCACTAGACTTGGCGTGGACCCTGCTTCGTATCTTTCCCAGGGAGCTTCTTCACCGCATTCCAGCCAAGACACTCGACCAATACTACAGCAGGGATGCGTCCAACTGA
- the LOC125215828 gene encoding serine/threonine-protein kinase STY46-like yields MAMDETGSCGSRGKDQKPPSANNRLQQKKTEVYNEVLQRLKEIGRSEAQEMDFDHQLWAHFNRLPHRYGMDVSLERAVDVLTHKRLLHLARDPANRPSFDVRLVQVIPASDGSLGDAAHSSSPRKGSIHPPPAFGSSLNLEELALQACESEIEDADIGADANTKLRRPMHEITFSTIDRPKLLSQLTSLLAKVGLNIQEAHAFSTVDGYSLDVFVVDGWPFEEVDQLRAALEKEVLKTEKSSWPHLESLPLLNEHQQIRVKCEYDQLTVPSDDTDDWEIDPQLLKFESKIASGSYGDLYRGTYRSQDVAIKILKAERLNTELQKEFAQEVYILRKIRHKNVVQFIGACTRPPHLCIVTEFMSGGSVYEFLHKQSDSFKLPGLLKVAINVSKGMNFLHQNNIIHRDLKSANLLMDENKVVKVGDFGVARVKAQTGVMTAETGTYRWMAPEVIEHKSYDHKADVFSFGVVVWELLTGKLPYEYLTPLQAAVAVVQRGLRPTIPTHTNAKLAELLERCWQRDPALRPDFSDITQILHKIIREVGGDRGGRKEKGPGFFSALRRGHR; encoded by the exons ATGGCGATGGACGAAACAGGGAGCTGCGGAAGCAGAGGAAAGGATCAGAAACCGCCGTCGGCGAATAACCGCTTACAGCAGAAGAAAACGGAGGTTTACAATGAGGTTTTGCAACGGCTTAAGGAAATCGGACGTTCCGAAGCTCAGGAAATGGATTTCGATCATCAGCTTTGGGCGCATTTCAATCGCCTGCCGCACAG GTATGGGATGGATGTGAGCTTGGAGAGGGCGGTTGATGTTCTCACGCACAAAAGGCTGCTGCATCTGGCGCGTGATCCTGCTAATAGGCCGTCTTTTGATGTTCGTCTAGTGCAG GTAATACCTGCCTCAGATGGAAGTTTAGGAGATGCAGCACATTCAAGTTCTCCGAGAAAGGGAAG CATCCATCCACCACCTGCCTTTGGATCTTCTCTTAATCTTGAGGAACTTGCGCTTCAAGCGTGCGAATCAGAAATAGAAGATGCTGATATTGGCGCAGATGCCAATACAAAGTTAAGAAG GCCCATGCATGAGATTACTTTCTCAACAATTGACAGGCCGAAGCTCCTTAGTCAG CTGACTTCTTTATTAGCAAAAGTTGGGCTCAACATTCAAGAAGCACACGCCTTTTCAACTGTAGATGGTTATTCTCTTGatgtttttgttgttgatgGTTGGCCATTTGAG GAGGTTGATCAACTTCGGGCTGCACTTGAAAAAGAAGTTCTAAAAACTGAG AAAAGTTCATGGCCTCATCTAGAGTCTTTGCCTCTTCTCAATGAACATCAACAGATAAGGGTCAAATGTGAATATGATCAACTGACAGTACCCAGTGATGATACTGATGACTGGGAAATCGATCCTCAACTACTGAAATTTGAGTCCAAAATAGCTTCAGGATCATATGGTGATTT ATACCGAGGTACTTACCGTAGTCAGGATGTCGCAATAAAGATACTCAAGGCTGAGCGCTTGAATACAGAACTCCAGAAGGAATTTGCTCAAGAAGTGTATATACTGAG AAAAATTCGTCACAAAAATGTGGTTCAATTTATAGGGGCATGCACCAGGCCTCCACACTTGTGCATCGTTACAG AATTCATGTCTGGAGGGAGTGTTTACGAGTTTTTACACAAGCAAAGTGATAGTTTCAAGCTTCCAGGATTACTTAAAGTTGCTATTAATGTTTCAAAGGGAATGAACTTTTTGCATCAGAACAACATAATTCACAGGGACTTGAAGAGTGCAAACCTTTTGATGGACGAAAACAAA GTGGTTAAAGTGGGCGATTTTGGAGTGGCAAGAGTGAAGGCGCAAACAGGTGTGATGACTGCTGAAACCGGGACATATCGGTGGATGGCCCCTGAG GTGATCGAGCATAAGTCGTATGATCACAAAGCCGATGTGTTCAGTTTTGGGGTGGTAGTGTGGGAACTACTCACAGGAAAA CTTCCGTACGAGTATCTCACACCTTTACAAGCAGCTGTTGCTGTTGTCCAAAGG GGTCTCCGGCCAACTATTCCGACACACACAAATGCAAAGCTTGCTGAGCTACTTGAGAGATGCTGGCAGAGAGATCCAGCTTTAAGACCTGACTTCTCTGATATAACTCAAATCTTGCACAAAATTATAAGAGAG GTTGGAGGGGATCGGGGCGGGCGAAAGGAGAAGGGACCTGGATTCTTTTCTGCCCTGAGACGTGGCCATCGCTAG
- the LOC125216121 gene encoding heterodimeric geranylgeranyl pyrophosphate synthase small subunit, chloroplastic, with protein sequence MVFSSVIASTPHVCLPKIARPALRRTIRCSAASVSPGFDLKTYWTSLIREIDQKLDEAIPVKYPEQIYESMRYSVLAKGAKRAPPVMCVAACEIFGGNRLAAFFCSVLAVHAASLIHDDLPCMDDDPSRRGKPSNHTVFGEDMAILAGDALFPLGFQHIVSHTPTDLVPQSRLLRVIAEIARAVGSTGMAAGQFLDLEGGPNAVDLVQEKKFGEMGQCSAVCGGLLAGASDDEIEHLRKYGRAVGILYEVVDDIREAKQQSGEEDGGKSKGKSYVSVYGVEKAMEVAEDLRSQAKKELDRLEKYGDKVMPLYSFVDYAADRYFGFEELV encoded by the exons ATGGTTTTCTCTTCCGTAATTGCATCGACTCCCCACGTTTGCTTGCCGAAGATCGCCCGCCCCGCGCTCCGCCGCACGATTCGATGCTCCGCCGCGTCGGTTTCGCCGGGATTCGATCTCAAGACGTATTGGACGTCTCTAATTAGAGAAATCGATCAGAAGCTCGACGAGGCGATTCCGGTGAAGTACCCGGAGCAGATCTATGAATCGATGCGCTATTCGGTTTTGGCCAAGGGCGCTAAGAGAGCGCCGCCGGTTATGTGCGTCGCCGCCTGTGAGATTTTCGGCGGTAATCGCCTCGCCGCCTTCTTTTGCTCTGTTTTAGCA GTCCACGCTGCTTCACTGATACACGACGACTTGCCATGCATGGATGATGATCCATCAAGAAGAGGCAAGCCCTCCAACCACACAGTATTCGGTGAGGATATGGCAATATTAGCAGGGGATGCATTGTTCCCTCTTGGTTTCCAACATATTGTGTCCCACACCCCCACAGATCTCGTCCCTCAAAGCCGCCTCCTTCGGGTCATTGCTGAGATCGCAAGGGCAGTGGGGTCCACCGGCATGGCTGCAGGTCAGTTTCTCGACCTCGAGGGTGGGCCGAACGCAGTCGATCTAGTGCAAGAGAAGAAGTTTGGTGAAATGGGCCAGTGCTCTGCTGTTTGCGGCGGCCTGCTTGCCGGTGCCTCGGATGACGAGATTGAGCACCTGAGGAAATACGGCCGGGCTGTGGGTATTTTGTATGAGGTGGTGGATGACATCCGGGAAGCGAAACAGCAGTCGGGAGAGGAGGATGGAGGCAAGAGTAAGGGTAAGAGTTATGTGTCTGTGTATGGAGTTGAGAAAGCAATGGAGGTGGCTGAGGATTTGAGATCACAAGCAAAGAAAGAGTTGGATAGGTTGGAGAAATATGGTGATAAGGTTATGCCTTTATATAGCTTTGTTGATTATGCTGCTGATAGGTATTTTGGGTTTGAAGAATTAGTTTAA